One segment of Coregonus clupeaformis isolate EN_2021a chromosome 38, ASM2061545v1, whole genome shotgun sequence DNA contains the following:
- the LOC121559937 gene encoding GTPase IMAP family member 9-like isoform X2: protein MADDYEYSLVHPADLRIVMVGKTGAGKSSTGNTILGKKGFHSKSSPKPVTEQCKKQSVVAYGKKIDVIDTPGVYDILLTETVLIEKIWKQFLGTDKVEIERCIKMSVPGPHVFLLVINLDKYTEEERKVVKYIQDNFGKKASNYTIVLFTGVDQLEGPVEEFLNDSPALQTLVRVCGGRYHAFNNKELGDRTQVRELMRKIEEMVKFNGGKHYTNQMYEKAQTEIRNSQLIELGKQGAIAVGSIAAVGVGLIKAPTQVGKVIVAVAGAAIGGGITQLVTKRENNN from the coding sequence GTTTAGTGCATCCAGCTGATCTGAGGATAGTTATGGTGGGGAAGACTGGAGCAGGGAAGAGTTCAACAGGAAACACCATCCTGGGGAAAAAGGGGTTCCATTCTAAGTCAAGTCCAAAGCCAGTGACTGAACAGTGTAAGAAACAAAGTGTAGTGGCATATGGGAAGAAGATTGACGTCATCGACACTCCTGGGGTCTATGACATATTATTGACAGAAACAGTTTTGATTGAGAAAATATGGAAACAGTTTTTGGGAACAGATAAAGTAGAAATAGAGAGATGCATCAAGATGTCAGTCCCAGGACCCCATGTGTTCCTGCTGGTGATCAACCTGGATAAATACACAGAGGAGGAAAGGAAAGTAGTGAAGTACATCCAGGACAACTTTGGAAAAAAGGCCTCAAACTACACTATAGTATTATTCACTGGTGTAGATCAGCTGGAGGGACCAGTAGAGGAGTTTCTGAACGACAGTCCGGCGCTTCAGACACTGGTCAGAGTCTGTGGAGGCAGATATCATGCCTTTAACAACAAAGAGCTTGGAGACCGTACTCAGGTCAGAGAGCTGATGAGGAAGATAGAGGAGATGGTGAAGTTCAATGGAGGAAAACACTACACCAATCAGATGTATGAGAAGGCTCAGACAGAGATCAGGAACAGTCAGTTGATAGAGTTGGGTAAACAAGGAGCTATAGCAGTTGGATCCATTGCAGCAGTAGGAGTAGGTCTTATTAAAGCCCCAACACAAGTGGGGAAAGTGATAGTAGCAGTAgcaggagcagctataggaggaGGGATAACACAGCTTGTAACCAAGAGGGAAAACAACAATTAA
- the LOC121559937 gene encoding GTPase IMAP family member 9-like isoform X1 has product MADDYEYTHLLSEVDEASGVGLVHPADLRIVMVGKTGAGKSSTGNTILGKKGFHSKSSPKPVTEQCKKQSVVAYGKKIDVIDTPGVYDILLTETVLIEKIWKQFLGTDKVEIERCIKMSVPGPHVFLLVINLDKYTEEERKVVKYIQDNFGKKASNYTIVLFTGVDQLEGPVEEFLNDSPALQTLVRVCGGRYHAFNNKELGDRTQVRELMRKIEEMVKFNGGKHYTNQMYEKAQTEIRNSQLIELGKQGAIAVGSIAAVGVGLIKAPTQVGKVIVAVAGAAIGGGITQLVTKRENNN; this is encoded by the coding sequence GTTTAGTGCATCCAGCTGATCTGAGGATAGTTATGGTGGGGAAGACTGGAGCAGGGAAGAGTTCAACAGGAAACACCATCCTGGGGAAAAAGGGGTTCCATTCTAAGTCAAGTCCAAAGCCAGTGACTGAACAGTGTAAGAAACAAAGTGTAGTGGCATATGGGAAGAAGATTGACGTCATCGACACTCCTGGGGTCTATGACATATTATTGACAGAAACAGTTTTGATTGAGAAAATATGGAAACAGTTTTTGGGAACAGATAAAGTAGAAATAGAGAGATGCATCAAGATGTCAGTCCCAGGACCCCATGTGTTCCTGCTGGTGATCAACCTGGATAAATACACAGAGGAGGAAAGGAAAGTAGTGAAGTACATCCAGGACAACTTTGGAAAAAAGGCCTCAAACTACACTATAGTATTATTCACTGGTGTAGATCAGCTGGAGGGACCAGTAGAGGAGTTTCTGAACGACAGTCCGGCGCTTCAGACACTGGTCAGAGTCTGTGGAGGCAGATATCATGCCTTTAACAACAAAGAGCTTGGAGACCGTACTCAGGTCAGAGAGCTGATGAGGAAGATAGAGGAGATGGTGAAGTTCAATGGAGGAAAACACTACACCAATCAGATGTATGAGAAGGCTCAGACAGAGATCAGGAACAGTCAGTTGATAGAGTTGGGTAAACAAGGAGCTATAGCAGTTGGATCCATTGCAGCAGTAGGAGTAGGTCTTATTAAAGCCCCAACACAAGTGGGGAAAGTGATAGTAGCAGTAgcaggagcagctataggaggaGGGATAACACAGCTTGTAACCAAGAGGGAAAACAACAATTAA